From one Anoplolepis gracilipes chromosome 8, ASM4749672v1, whole genome shotgun sequence genomic stretch:
- the LOC140668520 gene encoding protein maelstrom 2-like → MPKNKGRNAYFFFMVDWKKRAEAQGRTFPNGFKDVQADSECNEEWQSLTKQEKGPYEAMAKQDKVTAQIKNQDKKTTFGESISMLEQKEKEKQQAIIKMNENIKFSVDTAINLNILPKTKFCFMHVNYFFSMIVNNVIEYFPAEYALGIFSLEDGIEDVHHIIISTEIPLGYKREALETSQNSHHIPVEYQGGETDFVIMYTKLISFLEARKVVNTYPPLYTTRKCTKMVQSVLRKLCDAVEQDEDQFKVYELETLFIHLANEAYKKRTDREMEYIPAYAGNMFTRYTYIYEKGFECPFHKFDDGGSEYCSKSILHQWAWTLCEEFCKPLGVNMRSGIHCPIDKSDVADLTYSISNLKVDAVSQRVPECSSVLSMTGVSEHHRLKVSSRSYQDEMRRRNESKPVKVIDYSKLDKPIDESIDETVNKSVEKPVEIANAWKKKVPNYLGEKPLRPPNLENLYSVAATNAEDYISLDDEQNFPPIGGRGVPLKSTRSVTKKPSLGKGQGHA, encoded by the exons ATGCCAAAAAACAAAGGCAGGAATGCATACTTTTTCTTTATGGTTGATTGGAAAAAGCGCGCAGAAGCGCAAGGTCGTACATTTCCGAATGGATTCAAAGATGTTCAAGCAGATTCGGAATGTAACGAGGAGTGGCAG agtTTAACTAAGCAAGAGAAGGGTCCATATGAAGCTATGGCAAAACAAGATAAAGTTACAGCACAAATAAAgaatcaagataaaaaaacgaCCTTTGGAGAATCGATAAGTATGCttgaacaaaaagaaaaagaaaagcaacAAGCTATAATAAAGATGAACGagaatatcaaattttctGTTGACACAGCTATAAATCTCAAca ttctgccaaaaacaaaattttgctttatgcacgttaattattttttttcaatgattgTTAATAATGTCATTGAATATTTTCCTGCCGAATATGCGTTAGGAATTTTTTCACTTGAAGATGGTATAGAAGATGTACATCATATAATTATCAGTACTGAGATTCCATTAGGATATAAACGGGAAGCACTTGAGACAAGTCAGAATTCTCATCATATACCTGTAGAATATCAAGGTGGAGAAACTGATTTTGttattatgtatacaaaattgaTCAGCTTTTTAGAAGCTAGGAAGGTGGTAAACACATATCCTCCTCTTTATACAACAAGAAAATGTACAAAGATGGTGCAATCTGTGTTAAGAAAACTGTGTGATGCAGTAg AACAAGATGAAGATCAGTTTAAGGTTTATGAATTAGAAACATTGTTTATACATTTGGCAAATGAAGCTTACAAAAAAAGAACGGATCGAGAAATGGAATATATCCCTGCTTATGCTGGAAATATGTTTACACGCTATACCTATATCTATGAAAAAGGCTTTGAATGTCCT TTTCACAAATTTGATGATGGAGGATCTGAATACTGCAGTAAATCTATCCTGCACCAATGGGCATGGACATTGTGTGAAGAATTTTGTAAACCACTAGGAGTGAATATGCGTTCAGGGATACATTGCCCTATTGACAAATCTGATGTTGCTGACTTAACATATTCGATCAGCAACTTGAAAGTCGATGCTGTTTCCCAACGTGTACCTGAGTGTAGCTCAGTGTTATCTATGACAGGT GTAAGTGAACATCATAGATTGAAAGTGTCTAGTAGATCATACCAAGATGAAATGCGTCGTCGGAATGAATCAAAACCAGTGAAAGTTATTGATTACAGTAAATTAGATAAACCTATTGATGAGTCTATTGATGAAACTGTTAATAAATCTGTTGAAAAACCTGTTGAGATTGCTAATGCATGGAAGAAGAAAGTCccaaattat TTGGGTGAAAAGCCATTGCGACCTCCAAATCTCGAAAACT tATATTCTGTCGCTGCTACTAACGCGGAAGACTATATTTCATTGGATGATGAGCAGAATTTTCCTCCTATTG GTGGAAGAGGTGTTCCATTAAAGTCTACTCGATCAGTAACGAAGAAACCATCTTTAGGCAAAG gCCAAGGACACgcataa